The window CATCCATGCCCTCGTATTTGTTCGGGATCACGATGTCGACGCCGTAGGGGTGGTCACCGATGTTCTCGTCGATCCAGTTCAGCTCGATCTCGAGCTGCTCGGGCGAGAAGCCCACCGCGCCGAGGACGCCGAACCCGCCGGCCTTGCTGACGGCGACGACGACGTCGCGGCAGTGGGTGAAGGCGAAGATCGGGAACTCGATACCCAATTGGTCGCACAGGGGAGTATGCATAGTCCGCTCCTGGTGGGGCTATAGGCACGTAGGACACAAAACTGAAACGTGTTCTACTTTAGTACACCACGCAGGCCGCCGTGATTGCCCTTGCCGGGATTTTCCACCCTCAGCACCGGCCAGCCCCGGGCCGCCGCCATCGCCGCCAATTCGCGCCGCGGGTTGACCGGACGGGGATGGCCGACCAGCGACATCAGCGCGATGTCCTCGTTCCCGTCGGCATAGAAGTAGCTGGTCTGCAACGCGATCCCGTGCCGCCCACAGAACTCCTGCACCGCGGCCGCCTTGCGTTTTCCCCAGATCACCGGCCTGGCGATGCGCCCGGTCAACCGGCCTTCGGCGTCCACCTCGAACTGGTTGCACAGCACGTGGTCGATCTCCAGGAACTTCGCCACCGGCTCGGCGTGGATGGTCAGCGCCGACGAGCTCATCACCACGGTGTGCCCACGGCGCTGATGAGCCAGCACGATCTCGTGCATGACGGGGTACATCCGCGACTGCACGCGCTCCTGGAACAGCCGTTCGCCTACGGCATCGAGGTCGGCCAGCGACTCGCCACGCAGGTAGCCCGCGGCGCGTTCGAGCAGCTTCGCGAAGTTCACCCTGCCGAGCCGGTAGCGCATCGCGGCCTCGATCACCCCGGTGACCTCACCGATGCGGGCCTGCCGGCGGCGGATGCGGTCTCCCGCGTGTGCGGTGGCGGTGAAGCCGTCGACGAGCGTGCCGTCCAGGTCGAAGAAGACACCGATCTGCGGGCCCTCGGGACCGGCTTCGATCCGGGCCACCGGATCGACCGGTGTCACGGCGTCGGCAGGCTCCAATTTTCTCCTCGTATCGCGGGCAGGCACCGGGCCTGACAAGCCATGCTACGGGCGTTGCCCAACCTCCTGGTTTAATCTGTCGTCTGGTCGCCGAACACGGCCACGGTAGGTTGGTCTTGCCGGGTTCAGGATGCAGCCTGCGCGAGTAGCACTGATGTGCGCTCTGCAGATTGCAACGAGCGGCCTGACATGGAAGGTGAACATTGGACGAGCAAGCAGCCGAGGGCACGGCCGCCGGAGGGGCACCCTCTTCGACATGTGTCGTCACGCAGCGATGGGTCGACACGACGGCTGTCGTCGCAGTGACCGGCGTCGTCGACATGCTCACCTCGCCCCAGCTGGAGACGGCGATCGACGACGCGCTCAACCAGAAGCCCGGGGCCGTGGTGATCGATTTCACCGAGGTCGAGTTCCTCGCGTCCGCCGGTATGGGTGTGCTGGTGGCGGCCCATGACAAGGCAGGCTCTGAGGTGAAGATCAGCGTCGTGGCGGACGGTCCCGCGACCAGCAGGCCGCTGAAGCTGGTCGGTATCGCCGACATCGTTGCGCTGTACTCCAACCTCGACGAAGCCCTTGCGGCGCGCGACACATAGGAAAGTCGCTTAAGAACGTGCTTTGTGGGGTAGCCACCGACTGCCATGATCGATGCCATGCCTCCGACTGAGGTCGCCAATGCCGAACGTTTCGAGCGATTCGGCCTTGCCGCGGACGCCGGAGCGGTGGCCCGTGTGCGTCAGGACTTCACAGAGTGGCTCCGGCGGTTCTTCGACGTCGACGATGTGCGTCGCAGTGACGTGGTGCTCGCGATCAACGAGGCGTTGGCCAATGCGGCCGAGTTCGCCTACGTTCAGGCCGACCGCCCGGGGACCGTGGACATCCAGGCGGTCTACGACGCCCCGACACAGACTCTGTCGGTCTGCGTCGAGGATCGCGGGAGGTGGCGCACCCGCCAGACCGAGCCCGCACCGCGGACTCGCGGGCGCGGGATCCCGCTGATGGAAACGCTGTCGGACTCCGCGGAGATCGAACCGTCGGCCAGTGGCACCACCGTCAAGCTCGAATGGCGCGGCATCACCCGATTGTGATCATGCCGGCCGGTAGGTGCCGTTGCCGGTCACCAAGGGCAGATCAAGCGTGGTCCGGATGCCGGCTTCTGCCGCGACCACCTCAGGAATGGCATTGACGATGCGCCCCGCCGCGGCGAGGATCGCCGCGTAGTTGTGGTCGCCGTTGCGACTGGTGGGGCGGATGTCCATGACGTAGGACGGCTCGCCGGTGATCTCGACGCGGTATGAGCCGCCCTCCTGGGCGGGCTGGGCCCAGTCCGGACGGAGGTCGCCACGCAGTCGCGTGATGTGTTCGACCACGATCGCCGGCCGCCCGTCGACGAGGCCCTCGATGAGGAAACGCACCGCCGCGACCGTGCCCTTGCGGATCGTGCCGACCGCGACCTCGAAGTCCTCGGGGGCCGGTTCCTGCTCGACGGAGTCCCGGATCTCCTCGACCTCGACGCCCAGACCCGCCGCCAGCTGACGGATGCCCACGCCCCAGGCGGCGCTGAGCATGCCGGGCTGATACAGGAACGGCAGATCACCGATCTCGTTACCGAAGCCCATCACGTCGAACATCACCGTCGCGCCGTCGTAGGTGGCGTAGTCGGCGATCTCCATGGTGCGGATCTGCTCGATGTGCTGGCAGGTGCTCGCCAGGGCCAGCGGCAGCAGGTCGGTGACGAAGCCGGGGTCGACCCCGGTGATGAACAAGCTCGAATTGCCTTGCCGCGCAGCGGCTTGCACCTTCTCGATGGTGTGGTCGCCGATCACGCCCCACGGGTAGGACAGGAATCCGGGGGAGGAGCCGACCACGTTGATGCCCGCTTCCAGCAGCTTGCGGACGTCGGCGAGCGCCTCGCGTGGACGGACATCGCCCATCGCGCAGTAGACGACGCAGTCGGGGCGGGTCGCGACGAGGGCATCGAGGTCGTCCGTCGCGGCGATCCCCGTCGTCACATCCAGCCGCGCGAGCTCACCGGCGTCCTTACCGACCTTCGCCGGCGTCGACACCCACACCCCGACCAGGTCGAACCTGGCGTCCTCGATGAGCTGGCGCAGCGCCAGGCTTCCGCAGTTGCCGGTTCCGATGAGCGCCACACGAATAGCCATGGGCAGCAGTATGCGTGCTGCCGAGCCGGATTGGAACAGGTTCTAATTCGTGTCGATGCCGTGCGGTAACCTGACGCCCCATGGGACGCGTGGACGGAAAAGTGGCACTCATCAGCGGTGGTGCGCAGGGGATGGGCGCCGAGGACGCGAGGGCTCTGATCGCCGAGGGCGCCAAGGTCGTGATCGGTGACATCCTCGACGAGAAGGGGCAGGCGCTCGCCGACGAGATCAACGCCCAGACACCCGATTCGATCCGTTACGTACATCTCGACGTGACGCAGGCTGACCAGTGGGAGGCCGCCGTGGCCACCGCGGTCAACGACTTCGGCACGCTCAACGTCCTGGTCAACAACGCCGGCACCGTCGCGCTCGGCCAGATCGGCCAGTTCGACATGGCCAAGTGGCAGAAGGTGATCGACGTCAACCTCACCGGGACCTTCCTGGGAATGCAGGCGTCGGTCGAGGCGATGAAGGCCGCCGGCGGCGGTTCGATCATCAACATCTCCTCGATCGAGGGTCTGCGCGGCGCGATCATGGTCCACCCGTACGTGGCCTCGAAGTGGGCCGTGCGCGGGCTGACCAAGTCCGCGGCACTCGAGCTGGGCCAGTACAACATCCGCGTCAACTCGGTGCACCCGGGATTCATCCGCACGCCGATGACCAAGCACTTCCCCGACAACATGCTGCGCATCCCGCTGGGGCGTCCCGGGCAGCCCGAGGAGGTCGCGACGTTCGTGGTGTTCCTGGCCAGCGACGAGTCCCGCTATTCGACGGGCGCCGAGTTCGTCATGGACGGCGGCCTGACCAACGACGTCCCGCACAAGTAGCCGCGTACCGTCCCCTCGGGCAGCGGTGCGTAAGGTCTCCTGACGTGAGCGCACGGGCCGGAATCGTGGTGACGGGGACCGAGGTCCTGACCGGACGCGTCCAGGATCTCAACGGTCCCTGGCTCGCCGACCGGTTGCTGGAACTGGGCGTCGAACTGAGCCACATCACCCTGTGCGGCGATCGTCCGGCTGACATCGAGGCGCAGCTGCGGTTCCTGGCCGACCAGGGCGTCGACCTGATCATCACCAGCGGAGGCCTGGGTCCGACCGCCGACGACATGACGGTCGAAGTGGTGTCGCGGTTCTGCGGTCGCGAGCTGGAGCTCGATCCGGGGCTGGAGACCAGGATCGGCGAGATCGTCACCAGGCTCATGGCCCGTTTCCCCGACGTCGATCCGGCGGCGGTCATCGCCGCCAACCGCAAGCAGGCATTCGTTCCCGACGGTGCGGTGATCCTCGATCCGGTGGGTACCGCCCCCGGTGTGGTGGTGCCGGGCACGCCGACGGTGGTGGTGCTTCCGGGTCCGCCGCGGGAGCTGCAGCCGATGTGGCAGGCCGCCGTCGCCGCCGACGCCGTACAGACCGCGATCGCCGACCGGGTCAGTTATCGGCAGGACACCGTCCGGATGTTCGGCCTTCCCGAATCCGGTCTCGCCGAGACGCTACGGGAGGCCGAGGGCAGCGTCGCCGGTTTCGACCGCCTGGAGATCACGACGTGCCTGCGCCGCGGGGAACTGGAGATCGTGACCCGGTACGAACCGCGGGACGCCGACGCCTATGACGGACTCCTGAACATGTTGCGGGACAAGCACTCCCGTGAGTTGTTCTCCGAGGACGGGGCGCTGGTCGACGACCAGGTCGCCGCGTTGCTGGCCGGCCGGACGATCGCGACCGCCGAGTCGTGCACGGCGGGCCTGCTGGCCGCGCGCCTCACCGATCGCGCGGGCTCGTCGGCCTACGTCGCCGGCGGCGTGGTGTCCTACTCGAACGACGCGAAGACCGATCTGCTCGGCGTCGACGCCGAGCTGATCGCCGCGCACGGCGCAGTGTCCGAACCCGTCGCCGAGGCGATGGCCGCCGGCGCGTTGCAACGGTTCGGAGCCGATACGGCGGTCGCCATCACCGGGATCGCCGGACCCGGCGGCGGAACGCCCGCCAAGCCCGTCGGCACGGTCTGTTTCAGCGTCGCCCTGGCCGACGGCACATTCCTGACCCGGACTTCTCAGTTGCCCGGCAACAGGTCAGATGTTCGCGAACGCTCCACCACCGTCGCGATGCATCTGCTCCGCAGAGCACTGTCCGGCGGCGGTTAGGGTGGGTCGGATGCCTGGCACCCACGCAGTCCCGACAGTTGGAGAAGCACGAATGGTTGACACCGACGAGCGGCAGACCGTCACGGCGGTCGCCGAGGCGGCCGGCTGGAATCACCGCGTCGCCGAGCGCAGCGACTATTTCGACAAGGGCGTGGTCCGGATCCACATCGTGTGGCGGGGCGACTCGGCGATCAGCGGGGGCTCGCTCTACCACGACGATCTGCTGCAGACCTACAGCAACGACCTCGCAACCGTCACCGGCTGGCTCAAGCGCTGAGGACGTCAGCTCTGGCCGGCGCCGTCCCAGAGTTCTCCCATCGCACCCATGATCGCCTCGGCCTCACCCAGCCCACCGAGGTGACTCTCGCCCGGCAGCGGATGGAACTCGGCATCCGGTAGCAGCGCGACGACGTGCTTGCCGTGCTCGAACGGCACGATGTGGTCGCAGTCGCCGTGCCACCACCGGACCGGGACCTTCACCTCGTCGAGGCGGAAGCCCCAGTCGCGGGCGAACACGACGACGTCGGCGAACGGAGCGGCCAGTTGCTTGCGGCTTCCGTTGAGCAGATCGTCGAGGAACATCGCCTTGAACTCGGGGCGTACCAGCAGCCTGCGGTCACCTTCGGGGGAGATGCTCGCGTAGAGGTACAGCGCGGGTTCGGCGACCGGCTTGATCAGGCGGATCAGGCCGGTCGCGACGAACGACAGGGGCGTGCCGACGTGCTCCAGTAGCGGCGCCACCGGGAGACCCACGTGGCCCATCACGCCGCCACCGATGCCGTCGGCGCCCCGGGTCGGCGCCACCCCGCCCAGGATGCCGACCGAGACCACCCGGTCGGGCATGGCCGCGGCACACCCCAGGGTGTAGGGACCGCCGCCGGACAGCCCGATGACCTGCATCTTGTGGATGCCGAGCGTGTCGGCCACCGTGCGCAGATCGTCGGCGAAGTCGATGACCTTGGAGTACTCGTGCGGCGTGGACGATCCGATGCCGGGTCGGTCCACCCCGATCAACCTGATGCCGTTCTTCTCCGCGAAGATCCGGGCCTCGACCGGGACCTGACGGCGTGCGCCCGGCGTGCCGTGCAGCCAGAAGATCGCCCGGCCCTGCGGATCGCCGAACTCGGCGAACCCCAGCCTCCGATCGGTGCCGACGAGGATGTTGCCTTCGAGCTTGGGGCGGGCGATCTCGACTGCCATGGCCGAAAGTGTCCCACGCCTCGATCAGCTCTCCGGGTCGCTCCGGCGAAAGAGGTAGGAGCCGACGGTGGTCAGCCTGTCGTCCGAGCCCTCGTCGTGCATCGTGACCCGAACCGCGATGCCGCCGTCCGCGCCGACCATGGGTTCGGTCTCGACGCGGAACGGTCCGACCTTGCCGCGGGCCACGAACATCACGTGCGAGGACACACCGTGTAGGCGTGTCGCTCCGGTCAGTTCGGCGGCGCGGTGCCGGGCGGCGGTTTCGGCCACCACGAACTGCGGACCGATGTGCAGCGCCGCGTCCGGGGAGGCGACGTCGACGGAGAGTTCGGGCAGTACCCACCGATCGTCGGTGCGCAACCGAGCGCCGAACACCTCCCACAGCGGGGGCAGATCAGGGCCGTCGACCACGACGAGCGGGTTGGCCTCCATGCGCTCGAGTCCTTCGGGTGGGGTGCCGATACTGATTCCCTGTCCCTCGGTCAGCGCGAGGACGCGCGCGGGATTGTCGGCGTCGACGACCTTCGAGCGGCTGTATCCCATCTGCCGCCCACGTTTGAGCTCTTCGGAGATGACCTCGATACGGCCGACCCCGATGCCGGGATCCAGAATCTGGCAACTGTGGATCACCGGGTTGGGTACCGCTTCGAGGTCGGACATGTGGCCGCCCTCCGGTGAGGCGATGCCCAGGACTGCGAGCAGCAGACCGCCTGCACCGTCGCGCATGTCGCGCCGCACGGTCACCGTGTTGTCGACCGGACCCAGGTCCATCTGTGCGTAGCGGCGACCGATGTACCGGTAACTGAGCAGTCCGCCCCACCTGCGACGCAACTCGTCGGCGTACTCCTGTGGCGAATCGGTGAGCTCCCGGATGTCCCTGACCATGCGCACCCCTGATCCGCCTGTCGCCGTCGTGTCCGTGCGATGGCCTCACGGTAGCGGTGCCCTCAGGTGACCGCGGCCGAATAGGCCACCATTCCGATCGCGAGGGAGAGCACACACAGCGCCAGTGTTCCGACAGCGAACGGCCATGCCGGTTTTGCGCGGATCAACTGGACGATGGTCACCGACGCCCCGATCACGCCGAGGCCCCCTGCGGTCAGGACAGCGGTGAAGACGGCGTTCACGGCCCCGTCGACGCTGCACGTCGCCGGCGGACAGTGGTCCAGGAAGGCCAGCAGGAAGAACCCGAAGAACCCGCTGACGACGCCGACGACCACGGTGAGCACCAGCAGCGCGATCGAGAGAGCGATGTCCCACCCCGAGCGCTGCGGCGGAGTCGGCGGCGCGCCGAAGACCGGATGGCCCGTCATGTCAGTCTGTCTCCGGCGTGCGCCGGGCTGCCCCGGCCCCGGTGAGCTCGCGGCCCCTGTTCACCGTGGCGTCGGTGATCACCAGTGCGATGAGGATGTCGGCAGCGGTGATGAACAGACCCCACCAGTACATCCACCGCACCGTGATGTCGGGTTGCACGGCGAAGTAGACGAACAGGAAAATCGGCCCGACGATGCCGAAGACGAACATCATCGCCTGAATCCGCAGGTACACCCACAGTGTGGACATCGCGCGAAGTTTCCCCCGTACGTCGCGGGTCGTCAACGTGAAACGACGAACCGATCCGGTCGAGCGCCTAATCTTGTCCTCGGCATCCGCGTCGGGACCGTCCGCGACCGCCGAACACGAATCGAGATCGAAATGCGTCGAACTGCGCGCACGGCAGCGGCCTTCCTCGCCGCGGTGTGTGGACCCGCCCTGTGCATCAGCACGCCGGGGACGGCGACCGCCGCGCCGGGCGCGGCCGGACCGGAGATCCTGCCGTTCACCCAGACCTGGCGACGGTGCGACCACAGCAAGTTCGACTACATCGGCGGCGGCTACTACGGTCGGCCCAACGCCGCGGTCCGCGTGGAAGGCGGCGAGGTCGTCGCCGACCTCCAGTTCGCCACCGGGGTGCCCAACACCCCGTACGACGTTCGGCTCATCCAGGTGCCGCGGTCGTCCGCCCAGACCTGCAACCCCGGCGACCCCGGCGTGGCCGCCACGACGATGTTCACCGACGGTGCCGGCGGCGGATCCGTCACAGTGCGGGCGCCGATCGCGCCGGGGGCCACCGGCGCGTGGCTGTCCATGACCCGCCCGAACCCGCTCACCCAGACACCGCTGGAGTTCTACACCAGCACCCTCGTCTTCGAGTTCTGAGTCACGCGGGCACCACGACCGTGAGGTGATCGTCGCGGCGTTCGACGCGCATGCCGGCACGGCGGGCGACCGCGGCGACCGCGGCCGCATCGGCGGGCTCTGAGCGCGTCCCGGCCAGCGTCCGCGCCAGGCGCCCCTTGTGCGCCTTGTTGAAATGACTGACGGTGCTGCGGCGCCCGTCGGGGCGCTCGGCGACGACGTCGACGGTCACCGCACCGGGAACCTTGCCCAACGCGGCGTAGGAGCCCGATCGCAGATCGACGACCAACTCCCGCTCGGCGATACCGGCGAGAACGGGTTCGAGCGCCGGTTTCCACCGAGCCGCCATCGTGGGGCGCCCCGGCAGTTTGGAGCCCGCCGACAGGCGGTACGCCGGGATGCGGTCGTCGGCGCGCACCAACCCGAACAGCGCCGAGACCACGGCCAGCCGCGTCTGCGCCCGCGCGGCGGAAGCGCCTCGCAGGGACTCGATGTCGAGTGCGTCGTAGAGCACCCCGGTGTAGCGCTGGATGGCGGGCAGCGTCGCAGACGTGCGCAGCGAGGCGTTGCGGTCGATCTCGGCGTCCTGCGATGCCGAGATCCCCAGCGCTGTGCGGCTTGCCGGGCGGTCGGCGGCCAGCGCGACGAGGTCGTCGATGAGTTCGCGCCGGGTGTCGGTCAACTCGGGCGAAGTCAATGCGTCCAGCGACAGGGCAGGTCCGTCACCGCCGTCGCGTTTGGTCTCCGAGGGCGGCAGCAGCACGATCACGCCACAGACGCTATCGACCGATCCGATCAGGCCGGCGCGCCGGGCGGCGGAGGGGGCGGGGGCATTCCCGGCGGGGGCGGCGGAACGGGCATTCCGGGTGGCGGTGGAGGTACGGGAGCGCCGAGCGGGGGAGGCGGCAGCGGCGCGCCGGGCGGCAACGCGGTCTCGTGACCCATCATCACCACCGGAGCCGCGCCGGGCGGCGGGGGAGGCGGTAGCTGGTTGATCGGGGGAGAGAGGAAGGGGTCCGGCGGCGGGGGAACGGCGGCCGGAGCGGGGAGGAACATGTGGTTGGTGAACTGGTCCTGGTAGGCGCCTCCGCCGCCGACCCGCACGCCGCCACCCTCGCCGGAGGACACCGGGGTGCCATCGGGCAGCGTCACCGCGGTGTGGCCGGAGTTCCAGCCGACGACGAGTGCCCCCGGCTGCGTTCCGTACTGGAAGCCGCGCGCGAGCAGCGCGCTTTCGATGTTTCCGGTGTGGAACCTGTCTCCGTAGACGGGCCTGCCTGTCGCGGCGTTCGTGACCCACGAGACCAGGCCGGAGCAGTCCGTTCCGGACGGGGAGTCGCCACCGACCACGTACGGAGTGCCCGACACCTGGTTGACAAGTGTCAAGAGAGTTGCGAGAGCAAACATGTCGCCGGACGTTAACAGAGGGTCTCTAATACGGCCAAAATCTGTGACCGTGGGCACAATTGGCCCGTCATCAGGGGCTTTGTCACGAGAAGCATTGTCTGTGGGCCATTTTCACCGACCTACACACGACATCGGCCGGTACCGCGAAAGTGATTGCTGCCGAGCGCTTTCCGTGCCGATCGCGGTGTCAGACGAGGCAGCGGGGGCCCGATGCGGGATCCTGTCGAGGACTTTGCTGACGCGCGCAGCGCCGCTGCCGTGGACCGCTCAGCGATGCGTCAGCAGGAGGGGTACGGTCTGCTCGGCCGCGGTCAGCGAGCCGTGCTGACCCACCAGCGAAGATTCGACCGGTTCGGTGGCCCGGCGCAGCATGCCCGCGCAACCTCTCGCGGCGGCCACGACGTCACCGATCCGGGGCCGCACGTCGTCGGCGACACGTTCGCCGAACCAGCCGCTCGCGATGGCCTGGTCCCGGGAGACCACCCACGCCCGGTCGCCCAGCGTGGTCTGCCACGTGGCCAGCACGTCCTCGGCAGCTCCGGGGCGGGTGTAGACGTGGCGTGCGCGCACCTCGCCACCGATCCCCTCCGTACCGGCGAGCAGCGCAGCCGCGACGTCCAGATCGACGACGTTCTCGTCCAGCGCGATCATGCCGTGATCGGCGACCACCACGAGCAGACCGCCGCGCGGCAGACCCTCCACGATCGACTCCACCAATCTGTCGACCTGGCGCAGCTGCAGGCGCCAGGCCTCCGAACCCGGGCCGTGCAGATGCCCGACGAGGTCGAGGTCGGCGTGGTAGCCGTAACAGAAGCCCCGGTCGGCGAGGACCGACCGGATCGTCGCCGCCAGATCGCCCATGGTGTGCACCCCGACGTAGGCGCCTCCGCGCAGCACGGCCCTGGTCAGCCCGGACCCGGCGAACTGGGCTCCGGAGATCACGCTCACCGCGACACCGGTCGCCGCCGCTCGCTCGAACAGCGTCGGTCGGGGCTGCACCGTCTCCGGTGTCACCCGATCGCGGAGGTCGTCACCCCACGGGTGGGGGCGCCACCGCAGCGCGTTCACCACCCCGACGTCGGGCAGCCGGAAGGTCATCCCGACCATGCCGTGCTCACCCGACCGGCATCCGGTGCCCACCGCAGCCAGGCCGGCCGCCGTCGTCGACGGAAAGCCGACGTTCAGCGTCACACCGCGCATTCCGGCGAGGACCGGGGCGTCGTCGGCGTAGCGGTCGAGAAGTTCGGCGCCGAGCCCGTCGACGAGGAGCACACACGCGCCGCCGATGTCGAAGGGCAGATCGATCCGCGGCTCGAAGCCCGGTACGCCCATCGCGGCCAGAACAGAAGGCGCCACATCGGCCAGATGGGGCTGCGCCGGGTCGGGACGGGGCAGTTTCACGTCAGAACTGCGGAAGCCGTACCACCTGGACGAAGAACTCGTCGATCTGCCGGACCGCGTTCATGAACTGGTCCAGGTCGACAGGCTTGGTCACGTAGGCGTTCGCATGCAGCTTGTAGCTGCGCAGGATGTCCTCTTCTGCCGACGAGGTGGTGAGCACGACCACCGGGATGTGGCTGAGGTCGGCGTCGGACTTGATCTGCTCCAGCAGCTGCCGTCCGTCATACTTCGGCAGGTTGAGGTCCAGCAGGATCAGATCGGGACGGGGCGCGCCTTCGTATACTCCGCGCTGGTAGAGGAAGTCCAGCCCCTCCTCGCCGTCGTGGGCTACGTGCAGGTTGTTCTTGATCTTGTTGTGCTCGAAAGCCTCGCGTGTGATCAGCTCGTCACCGGGGTCGTCCTCGATGAGCAGGACATCGATGGCGCGTTCGGCGGGTGTCATGTCGGCGATTCTTCCAGGGACTTGTCCGCGGTGTCATCCGCGGTGACCGGGAGGGTGAACCGGAAACGGGTGCCTTCGCTGAATTCCGTGTCGATCCAGATGGTGCCGCCGTGGTGCTCCACGATCTTCTTGCACAGCGCCAGACCGATTCCGGTGCCGGTGTAGGCATCACGGCCGTGCAGACGCTGGAAGATCACGAAGACCTTGTCCGCGAACTCCGGCGCGATGCCGATCCCGTTGTCCGTCACCGTGATCGACCAGTTCTGCGATTCGCCGTCGGCGATCTGCTCACACTCGATGGCGATGTGCGGCGCCGTATCCTCCCGGCGGAACTTCACAGCATTGCCGATCAGGTTCTGCCACACCATCGTCAGCAGGGTCGGGTCGCCCTTGACCGACGGCAGACCGCCGGTGGGTCTGTCGACGATCGCCCCGGACTCCTCGACCGATGCGGACAGATTTCCCAGCGCGGCATCCAGCGCCGCGTCGAGATCCACATCGGATTCGGTCGCATTGAGCCTGCCGACACGGGAGAAGGTCAACAGGTCGTTGATCAGCACCTGCATGCGCTTGGCGCCGTCGACCGCGAAGCCGATGTACTCCTTACCCCGTTCGTCGAGCTGATCGCCGTACCGCTTCTCCAACAGCTGGCAGAACGATGCGACCTTGCGCAGCGGTTCCTGCAGGTCGTGAGACGCGACATACGCGAACTGCTCGAGCTCGGCGTTCGACCGGCGCAATTCCTCGGCATGGACGTCGAGCGCGTCGGTCGCGGCGCGCGACCCCTCGAGCTCGGAGACGATGCGTTGCCGCATGTGCTCGACGTCGAGGCTGATGAGCCGGATGTCGCGGGGTCCGTGCGGGACGATCCGTTCGCCGAAGTTCCCCTCGGCGATGCGCCGGCAGGCAGCCGCCAGGGCGTCCAGCGGCCGGACCAGCGCGCGGCGCAACACCACCGCGAGCAGCACGATGGTCAGCCCGAAGGTGACCGCCATCGCCAGCAGGATCGCGTTGCGCAGCGTGCGCGACCTCTCCAGCTCGGCGACCCCGTCATTGCGGGCCTGCGCCAGGTGTTCATTCTGGGTGTCGAAGAGGGTGCGCAGCGTGTTGGAGTAGTTCTTGCCGATCTCGGTCAGCGCGGGGTCGACCGGACCGGGCGTGCCGGGACGCACGTCGGCGATCACCGGTTCGGCGTACTCGACGCGCCAGGCTCCGGACGCCTGCTCGA is drawn from Mycolicibacterium gilvum and contains these coding sequences:
- a CDS encoding response regulator, with product MTPAERAIDVLLIEDDPGDELITREAFEHNKIKNNLHVAHDGEEGLDFLYQRGVYEGAPRPDLILLDLNLPKYDGRQLLEQIKSDADLSHIPVVVLTTSSAEEDILRSYKLHANAYVTKPVDLDQFMNAVRQIDEFFVQVVRLPQF
- a CDS encoding alkaline phosphatase family protein; protein product: MKLPRPDPAQPHLADVAPSVLAAMGVPGFEPRIDLPFDIGGACVLLVDGLGAELLDRYADDAPVLAGMRGVTLNVGFPSTTAAGLAAVGTGCRSGEHGMVGMTFRLPDVGVVNALRWRPHPWGDDLRDRVTPETVQPRPTLFERAAATGVAVSVISGAQFAGSGLTRAVLRGGAYVGVHTMGDLAATIRSVLADRGFCYGYHADLDLVGHLHGPGSEAWRLQLRQVDRLVESIVEGLPRGGLLVVVADHGMIALDENVVDLDVAAALLAGTEGIGGEVRARHVYTRPGAAEDVLATWQTTLGDRAWVVSRDQAIASGWFGERVADDVRPRIGDVVAAARGCAGMLRRATEPVESSLVGQHGSLTAAEQTVPLLLTHR
- a CDS encoding sensor histidine kinase; this translates as MSPDQRGVRALTVQGWQYVVLAVMGLVVLVGGIAVSVLLHRTDQLSGQLINNIQPARVAAYQLQAALRDQETAVRGYLIAADQQFLLPYDEGRVVEQEAAANIRQLEQNRPDLLDDLDAIEQASGAWRVEYAEPVIADVRPGTPGPVDPALTEIGKNYSNTLRTLFDTQNEHLAQARNDGVAELERSRTLRNAILLAMAVTFGLTIVLLAVVLRRALVRPLDALAAACRRIAEGNFGERIVPHGPRDIRLISLDVEHMRQRIVSELEGSRAATDALDVHAEELRRSNAELEQFAYVASHDLQEPLRKVASFCQLLEKRYGDQLDERGKEYIGFAVDGAKRMQVLINDLLTFSRVGRLNATESDVDLDAALDAALGNLSASVEESGAIVDRPTGGLPSVKGDPTLLTMVWQNLIGNAVKFRREDTAPHIAIECEQIADGESQNWSITVTDNGIGIAPEFADKVFVIFQRLHGRDAYTGTGIGLALCKKIVEHHGGTIWIDTEFSEGTRFRFTLPVTADDTADKSLEESPT